A window of the Candidatus Paraluminiphilus aquimaris genome harbors these coding sequences:
- a CDS encoding NAD(P)H-dependent oxidoreductase subunit E produces the protein MGASKGVYCPGNMNDVVLDIALKHAGEMGGLLPCLHEVQERLGYIPAQAHGQLAEAFSLSAAEVHGVISFYHDFRDAPASKLAVQICCAEACQAVGSRELESHAPQTLGVDFGETHASGAYRLERVYCLGNCACGPSVRVGDVVHGRVNLAELSGLVAQGADA, from the coding sequence ATGGGCGCCAGCAAAGGCGTTTATTGTCCGGGAAATATGAATGATGTTGTTCTCGATATTGCACTAAAACATGCTGGCGAGATGGGTGGGCTTTTACCGTGTTTGCACGAGGTTCAAGAGCGCCTTGGATACATTCCCGCTCAGGCCCACGGTCAATTAGCTGAGGCCTTTTCACTCTCTGCGGCGGAAGTACACGGCGTTATCAGCTTTTATCACGATTTCCGAGATGCCCCAGCATCAAAGCTTGCCGTGCAGATCTGTTGTGCTGAAGCCTGTCAGGCCGTGGGATCTCGTGAGCTGGAGTCACACGCGCCCCAAACACTAGGGGTGGATTTTGGCGAGACGCACGCGTCGGGCGCCTATCGACTGGAACGGGTCTATTGCCTCGGTAATTGCGCCTGTGGACCCTCGGTTCGCGTAGGTGATGTCGTTCATGGGCGTGTGAACCTGGCTGAATTATCGGGCCTTGTTGCACAAGGAGCTGACGCGTGA
- a CDS encoding dienelactone hydrolase family protein, with product MCDDKTVHDENKSEPITRREFNTLATGAAVTFALPPLANAKAVSGCDVRIQTSDGHCDAFFVHPSEGRHPAVLIWPDILALRASFKAMATRLAESGYTVLCINPYYRDAVAPVVETGESFSDASTQQKVLPMYRNLSPDTHRRDARAFVDWLDEQRSVDTTRPMGTMGYCMGGPMVMRAAAERADRIGAGCTYHPVSLATEDNDSPHRLIPEMRGQFFIALAENDDERNPEDKTVLNKAFAAQGLSAEVCVFEGALHGWCVLDSRVYNEASAELAWEKTLDLFSAAL from the coding sequence ATGTGTGACGACAAAACGGTGCACGACGAGAATAAATCAGAACCGATTACGCGTAGGGAGTTTAATACCCTGGCGACGGGTGCGGCCGTTACCTTCGCTTTGCCACCTCTTGCCAATGCAAAAGCTGTGTCGGGGTGCGACGTTAGGATTCAAACCTCGGATGGGCATTGCGATGCTTTTTTCGTACACCCGTCAGAAGGCAGACATCCCGCTGTATTGATTTGGCCCGACATCTTAGCCCTAAGAGCCTCATTCAAAGCCATGGCAACAAGGCTCGCAGAGAGCGGTTACACAGTGTTGTGCATCAATCCCTACTATCGAGACGCCGTTGCGCCCGTGGTAGAGACAGGGGAGAGCTTTAGCGATGCATCGACCCAGCAAAAGGTCCTGCCGATGTATCGTAACTTAAGCCCTGACACCCACCGTAGGGATGCGCGCGCATTTGTCGATTGGCTCGATGAGCAACGCTCTGTGGATACGACGCGACCAATGGGAACGATGGGGTACTGCATGGGCGGCCCCATGGTGATGAGGGCTGCGGCGGAGCGCGCCGATCGCATCGGCGCTGGTTGTACGTATCACCCCGTCTCACTGGCTACGGAGGATAACGACAGTCCGCATAGGCTCATTCCTGAGATGAGAGGACAATTTTTCATTGCACTGGCTGAGAACGACGATGAGCGCAACCCTGAGGATAAGACCGTTCTAAATAAGGCCTTTGCCGCTCAGGGGCTTAGCGCAGAGGTTTGTGTATTCGAGGGTGCACTGCACGGCTGGTGTGTGCTTGACTCCCGAGTGTATAACGAGGCGTCCGCGGAATTGGCGTGGGAGAAAACCCTCGACCTCTTTAGCGCCGCGTTGTGA
- a CDS encoding SOS response-associated peptidase, whose amino-acid sequence MCGRYTLAASNKLDLSALTHEVPDRFNIAPQSDVVVETQLDGLTVKPWSLSPPWAAAPMHLFNARLETLDEKPSFKGSLRCVFMADGWYEWQRFAHSKHPWYHHREGELIRFGGVYHPLSGCAIVTTAAQPEIAHIHHRQPVLLTAQAAAGWLDGAPASDCMSHYPVAVHKVSSSVNDARLDSSDLTLPIKIETSDDVQGSLF is encoded by the coding sequence GTGTGTGGGCGCTATACATTAGCGGCATCAAATAAGCTCGATTTATCGGCCTTAACACACGAAGTTCCTGATCGTTTTAATATCGCCCCGCAGTCAGACGTCGTGGTGGAAACTCAGCTCGATGGGCTGACTGTGAAACCATGGTCACTCTCACCGCCATGGGCTGCGGCGCCAATGCATTTATTTAATGCCCGGCTTGAGACGCTCGATGAAAAACCATCCTTCAAAGGCAGTTTGCGTTGTGTGTTTATGGCGGATGGCTGGTATGAATGGCAGCGCTTTGCGCACTCGAAACACCCCTGGTATCACCACAGAGAAGGTGAATTGATCCGCTTTGGGGGCGTCTATCACCCCCTGAGTGGCTGTGCGATTGTCACGACGGCGGCACAGCCTGAGATCGCACATATTCATCACAGGCAACCCGTGTTGCTGACGGCCCAAGCGGCTGCGGGCTGGCTTGACGGTGCACCCGCGAGTGACTGTATGAGCCATTACCCTGTTGCTGTCCATAAAGTATCGAGTAGCGTCAACGATGCAAGGCTCGACTCGTCAGATTTAACGTTACCGATAAAAATAGAGACCTCAGACGATGTTCAAGGGTCGCTTTTTTGA